The proteins below come from a single Streptomyces sp. M92 genomic window:
- a CDS encoding DUF2637 domain-containing protein codes for MAAPLQLTRTHRVLIGIVVFGAVVIAAIGFAGSYAAVRELALKKGFGDFSYVFPIGIDAGICVLLALDLLLTWIRIPFPLLRQTAWLLTAATIAFNGAAAWPDPLGVGMHGVIPVLFVVSVEAARHAIGRIADITADKHMEGVRLTRWLLSPGPTFLLWRRMKLWELRSYEQVIKLEQERLVYQARLRSRFGRNWRRKAPVESLMPLRLARYGVPLAQTAPAGLAAAGIEPALLPPAPREQGGEPQAVAPSAEQRPELVKAPAAKTPPAREVPEAEGEPDEQSPWFNTRQVEYQGGYDPAYDPAEHYAEWYEEQRRADQYRDQYEEEPPLQEPSPEETGSFPIPVVPGRTRELGEGGGTPAASDPSSQGPDEDAYYQVFKQSINGSYPTPREFGDNVEATFGTQLPDHETKRMVTHFTDRHSAELEEDHIA; via the coding sequence GTGGCCGCGCCACTACAGCTGACCCGGACGCATCGCGTTCTCATCGGCATCGTCGTCTTCGGTGCCGTCGTCATCGCGGCGATCGGTTTCGCGGGTTCGTACGCGGCGGTGCGGGAGCTGGCCCTGAAGAAGGGCTTCGGCGACTTCAGTTACGTCTTCCCGATCGGCATCGACGCGGGCATCTGCGTGCTGCTGGCGCTGGACCTGCTGCTGACCTGGATCCGCATCCCCTTCCCGCTGCTGCGGCAGACGGCGTGGCTGCTGACGGCGGCGACGATCGCGTTCAACGGCGCGGCGGCCTGGCCCGACCCGCTGGGCGTGGGCATGCACGGCGTGATCCCGGTGCTGTTCGTGGTGTCCGTCGAGGCCGCCCGGCACGCGATCGGGCGGATCGCGGACATCACCGCCGACAAGCACATGGAGGGCGTCCGCCTCACCCGCTGGCTCCTCTCGCCGGGTCCGACCTTCCTGTTGTGGCGGCGCATGAAGCTGTGGGAGCTGCGCTCCTACGAGCAGGTGATCAAGCTGGAGCAGGAGCGGCTGGTGTACCAGGCGCGGCTGCGTTCGCGGTTCGGCCGGAACTGGCGCCGCAAGGCGCCGGTGGAGTCGCTGATGCCGCTGCGCCTGGCCCGGTACGGCGTGCCGCTGGCGCAGACGGCCCCGGCGGGCCTGGCGGCGGCGGGAATCGAGCCGGCGCTGCTGCCGCCGGCGCCCAGGGAGCAGGGCGGGGAGCCGCAGGCCGTCGCGCCCTCGGCGGAGCAGCGTCCGGAGCTGGTCAAGGCCCCGGCGGCGAAGACGCCGCCCGCCCGGGAGGTGCCGGAGGCGGAGGGCGAGCCCGACGAGCAGAGCCCCTGGTTCAACACCCGCCAGGTCGAGTACCAGGGCGGCTACGACCCCGCCTACGACCCCGCGGAGCACTACGCCGAGTGGTACGAGGAGCAGCGGCGGGCCGACCAGTACCGGGACCAGTACGAGGAGGAGCCTCCGCTTCAGGAGCCCTCGCCGGAGGAGACCGGCAGCTTCCCGATACCGGTGGTTCCGGGCCGTACCCGCGAGCTGGGTGAGGGCGGCGGTACTCCGGCCGCGTCCGATCCCTCGTCGCAGGGTCCGGACGAGGACGCCTACTACCAGGTCTTCAAGCAGTCGATCAACGGCAGCTATCCGACGCCGCGGGAGTTCGGCGACAACGTGGAGGCGACGTTCGGCACGCAGCTTCCCGACCACGAGACGAAGCGCATGGTCACCCACTTCACCGACCGCCACAGCGCGGAGCTGGAGGAGGACCACATCGCGTAG
- a CDS encoding DUF3558 family protein, translating to MSEGTMQRRAQRDQQDPRAKRLTRALVCAAAVPVMLVAAGCSSDSGSDDGKDKAAEKTAASKSAKPSPTVRAAAYGKLPEPCSVLAEKTLEDLVPEADKGKEGASNDTATRGGCSWDSLDDNGVKGSQFRWLSVSMLRFESDQSRGPGDKLARDYYTKQVQDAQGTENAKSVKTAPVNGTGDEASVVSYELKKKEGTFKQQTVVARVENVVVTVDYNGAGLAGDKTPDAADLAKDAQKAAKEAVASVTKANGSTSSSSPSPSKSSKSSTSSSPKTD from the coding sequence ATGAGTGAAGGAACCATGCAGCGACGAGCCCAGCGTGACCAGCAGGATCCGCGTGCGAAGCGACTCACCCGCGCCCTTGTCTGCGCGGCCGCCGTCCCCGTGATGCTGGTGGCAGCCGGCTGTTCCTCGGACTCCGGCTCCGACGACGGGAAGGACAAGGCGGCGGAGAAGACGGCCGCCTCCAAGTCCGCGAAGCCGTCCCCGACGGTGCGGGCGGCGGCGTACGGGAAGCTTCCGGAGCCGTGTTCCGTGCTGGCCGAGAAGACGCTGGAAGACCTGGTGCCCGAGGCGGACAAGGGCAAGGAGGGCGCTTCGAACGACACGGCGACGCGCGGCGGTTGCTCCTGGGACAGCCTCGACGACAACGGTGTGAAGGGCTCCCAGTTCCGCTGGCTGAGCGTGTCGATGCTGCGCTTCGAGTCGGATCAGTCGCGCGGCCCGGGCGACAAGCTGGCGCGTGACTACTACACGAAGCAGGTGCAGGACGCCCAGGGCACCGAGAACGCCAAGAGCGTCAAGACGGCACCGGTGAACGGCACGGGCGACGAGGCCTCCGTCGTCAGCTACGAGCTGAAGAAGAAGGAGGGCACCTTCAAGCAGCAGACGGTCGTGGCGCGCGTCGAGAACGTCGTCGTCACGGTCGACTACAACGGTGCGGGCCTGGCCGGTGACAAGACGCCGGACGCCGCCGACCTGGCGAAGGACGCGCAGAAGGCGGCCAAGGAGGCGGTGGCCTCGGTGACGAAGGCCAACGGCAGCACGTCGAGCAGCTCGCCGTCGCCGTCCAAGTCGTCCAAGTCGTCGACGTCGTCGTCGCCGAAGACGGACTGA
- a CDS encoding DUF3558 domain-containing protein has product MQRKAYVPGAAACLAVLLAGCTGASGDGATSDDSNPGRPGVTTEAAEPGKYRTLPEPCGAVGEKALDSLLPGIEEIADERQREKAYAGEPTLAYDTDRKVGCRWKVESADATNHLFVNFERVVSYDNTVSDDSEAEQLFAEQVEGADLPEPVVSDSESAPDSASPSGAPSSGAPSSGGPSSGPSGASSAPSSSASADATPTGLQPRLLDDLGDEAFVDDELSSSGSTAKRRTVTVAFRTSNVMVTVEYAEQSATLGAVPDSEEMQDKARKLASQLADSLGG; this is encoded by the coding sequence GTGCAGCGGAAGGCCTACGTACCCGGCGCCGCCGCCTGTCTGGCGGTGTTGCTGGCCGGCTGCACCGGCGCCTCGGGTGACGGCGCCACGTCGGACGACTCCAACCCGGGCCGGCCCGGCGTGACGACCGAGGCGGCCGAGCCCGGCAAGTACCGCACCCTCCCGGAGCCGTGCGGCGCGGTCGGCGAGAAGGCGCTCGACTCGCTGCTGCCCGGGATCGAGGAGATCGCGGACGAGCGGCAGCGCGAGAAGGCGTACGCGGGTGAGCCGACGCTCGCCTACGACACGGACCGCAAGGTCGGCTGCCGCTGGAAGGTGGAGTCGGCGGACGCCACCAACCACCTCTTCGTGAACTTCGAGCGGGTCGTGTCGTACGACAACACCGTGAGCGACGACAGCGAGGCCGAACAGCTCTTCGCGGAGCAGGTGGAGGGGGCCGACCTCCCCGAACCGGTGGTCTCGGACTCCGAGTCCGCCCCGGACTCCGCGTCCCCGTCCGGGGCCCCCTCATCCGGCGCCCCGTCGTCCGGGGGACCGAGCTCCGGCCCGAGCGGCGCGTCCTCCGCGCCCTCGTCGAGCGCCTCCGCCGACGCCACGCCCACCGGACTCCAGCCCCGGCTCCTGGACGACCTGGGGGACGAGGCCTTCGTGGACGACGAGCTGAGCAGCTCGGGTTCCACGGCGAAGCGGCGCACGGTGACTGTGGCGTTCCGCACGTCGAACGTCATGGTGACCGTCGAGTACGCGGAGCAGTCGGCGACCCTCGGAGCCGTGCCGGACAGTGAGGAAATGCAGGACAAGGCGCGGAAACTGGCTTCCCAGCTGGCCGATTCGCTGGGTGGTTGA
- a CDS encoding RtcB family protein, with protein sequence MSYVEMPGAKVPIRMWTDPATVEEGALQQLRNVATLPWIKGLAVMPDVHYGKGATVGSVIAMRGAVCPAAVGVDIGCGMSAVKTSLTANDLPGDLSRLRSKIEQAIPVGRGMHDSPVDPGRFHGLATGGWDDFWGRFDGVAEAVKFRHERAGKQMGTLGGGNHYLELLLDDEGAVWITLHSGSRNIGKELAEYHIGVAQKLPHNQGLVDRDLAVFVADTPQMAAYRNDLFWAQEYAKYNRTLMMALLKDVVRKEFKKAKPVFEPEISCHHNYVAEERYEGMDLLVTRKGAIRAGSGEYGIIPGSMGTSSYIVKGLGNEKAFNSASHGAGRRMSRNAAKRRFTVRDLEAQTSGVECRKDSGVLDEIPGAYKNIDQVMGQQRDLVQVVAKLKQFVCVKG encoded by the coding sequence ATGTCGTACGTGGAGATGCCGGGCGCGAAGGTGCCGATCCGGATGTGGACCGACCCGGCGACGGTCGAGGAGGGTGCGCTCCAGCAGCTACGCAACGTCGCGACCCTGCCGTGGATCAAGGGCCTCGCGGTCATGCCGGACGTGCACTACGGCAAGGGCGCGACGGTCGGGTCCGTGATCGCCATGCGGGGCGCGGTGTGCCCGGCGGCGGTGGGCGTGGACATCGGCTGCGGGATGTCGGCGGTGAAGACGTCCCTGACGGCGAACGACCTGCCCGGTGACCTGTCGCGGCTGCGCTCGAAGATCGAGCAGGCGATTCCGGTGGGGCGGGGGATGCATGACAGTCCCGTCGATCCGGGGCGCTTCCACGGGCTGGCGACGGGTGGATGGGACGACTTCTGGGGGCGGTTCGACGGGGTGGCGGAAGCGGTCAAGTTCCGTCACGAGCGGGCCGGGAAGCAGATGGGGACGCTGGGCGGGGGCAACCACTACCTCGAACTGCTGCTCGATGATGAGGGGGCTGTGTGGATCACGCTGCACTCCGGGTCCCGGAACATCGGCAAGGAACTGGCCGAGTACCACATCGGCGTGGCGCAGAAGCTCCCGCACAATCAGGGCCTGGTCGACCGCGACCTCGCGGTGTTCGTCGCGGACACCCCGCAGATGGCGGCGTACCGCAACGACCTGTTCTGGGCGCAGGAGTACGCGAAGTACAACCGCACCCTCATGATGGCGCTCCTGAAGGACGTGGTCCGCAAGGAGTTCAAGAAGGCCAAGCCGGTTTTCGAGCCGGAGATCTCCTGTCACCACAACTACGTGGCGGAGGAGCGGTACGAAGGGATGGACCTCCTGGTAACCCGCAAGGGCGCCATTCGGGCGGGCTCGGGCGAGTACGGGATCATCCCTGGCTCCATGGGGACCAGCTCGTACATTGTGAAGGGGCTCGGTAACGAGAAGGCCTTCAACTCCGCCTCGCACGGGGCGGGGCGGCGCATGAGCCGGAATGCTGCGAAGCGGCGGTTCACGGTGCGGGATCTGGAAGCGCAGACCAGCGGTGTGGAGTGCCGCAAGGACTCGGGTGTGCTGGACGAGATCCCCGGGGCGTACAAGAACATCGATCAGGTGATGGGGCAGCAGCGTGACCTGGTCCAGGTCGTGGCCAAGTTGAAGCAGTTCGTGTGCGTGAAGGGTTGA
- a CDS encoding SDR family NAD(P)-dependent oxidoreductase produces MATAATPSAASRIAVVTGASSGIGAATARQLATAGYRVVLTARRKDRIEALAEEIQAAGHKATAYPLDVTDRAAVDEFATAFKTVGVLVNNAGGALGADPVATGDPDDWRRMYETNVLGTLNLTQALLPKLEASGDGAIVVVSSTAGFATYEGGAGYVAAKHAEHVLAETLRLEIVGRPVRVVEIAPGMVKTDEFALTRFSGDEDKAAKVYAGVPDPLTADDVADTITWAVTRPAHVNIDLLVVRPRAQASNTKVHREA; encoded by the coding sequence ATGGCCACCGCAGCCACCCCGTCCGCCGCCTCCCGCATCGCCGTCGTCACCGGTGCGAGCAGCGGCATCGGCGCCGCCACGGCCCGGCAGCTCGCCACCGCCGGCTACCGCGTCGTCCTCACCGCCCGCCGCAAGGACCGCATCGAGGCGCTGGCCGAGGAGATCCAGGCGGCCGGCCACAAGGCCACGGCGTACCCGCTGGACGTCACCGACCGCGCGGCCGTCGACGAGTTCGCCACCGCCTTCAAGACGGTCGGCGTCCTCGTCAACAACGCGGGCGGCGCGCTCGGCGCCGACCCCGTCGCCACCGGCGACCCGGACGACTGGCGCCGCATGTACGAGACGAACGTCCTCGGCACCCTCAACCTCACCCAGGCCCTCCTGCCCAAGCTGGAGGCGAGCGGCGACGGCGCGATCGTCGTCGTCTCCTCCACCGCCGGCTTCGCCACCTACGAGGGCGGCGCGGGCTACGTCGCCGCCAAGCACGCCGAACACGTCCTCGCCGAGACCCTCCGCCTGGAAATCGTCGGCCGCCCGGTCCGCGTCGTAGAGATCGCGCCCGGCATGGTCAAGACCGACGAGTTCGCCCTCACCCGCTTCAGCGGCGACGAGGACAAGGCGGCCAAGGTCTACGCCGGCGTCCCGGACCCCCTCACCGCCGACGACGTCGCCGACACCATCACCTGGGCGGTCACCCGCCCCGCCCACGTCAACATCGACCTCCTGGTGGTCCGCCCTCGCGCCCAGGCGTCGAACACGAAGGTGCACCGGGAGGCGTAG
- a CDS encoding YnfA family protein has protein sequence MLVLRSAALFVVAALFEIGGAWLVWQGVREQRGWLWAVGGVLALGAYGFVATFQPDAHFGRILAAYGGIFVAGSILWGVIADGYRPDRWDITGALVCLAGMAVIMWAPRNGG, from the coding sequence ATGCTGGTCCTCCGCTCCGCCGCCCTCTTCGTCGTCGCCGCCCTCTTCGAGATCGGCGGTGCCTGGCTGGTCTGGCAGGGGGTGCGGGAACAGCGCGGCTGGCTGTGGGCCGTCGGCGGCGTCCTCGCCCTCGGCGCGTACGGCTTCGTCGCCACCTTCCAGCCCGACGCCCACTTCGGCCGCATCCTCGCCGCGTACGGCGGGATCTTCGTCGCCGGCTCCATCCTGTGGGGCGTGATCGCGGACGGCTACCGCCCGGACCGCTGGGACATCACCGGGGCCCTGGTCTGCCTCGCCGGGATGGCCGTGATCATGTGGGCGCCGCGCAACGGCGGCTGA
- a CDS encoding LLM class flavin-dependent oxidoreductase has product MQFGIFTVGDVTPDPTTGRTPTERERIKAMVAIALKAEEVGLDVFATGEHHNPPFVPSSPTTMLGYVAARTERLILSTSTTLITTNDPVKIAEDFAMLQHLADGRVDLMMGRGNTGPVYPWFGKDIREGINLAVENYALLHRLWREDVVNWEGKFRTPLQGFTSTPRPLDGVAPFVWHGSIRSPEIAEQAAYYGDGFFHNNIFWPADHTKRMIELYRNRYAHYGHGTPEQAVVGLGGQVFMRRNSQDAVREFRPYFDVAPVYGHGPSLEDFTAQTPLTVGSPQQVIEKTLAFRDYAGDYQRQLFLMDHAGLPLKTVLEQLDLLGEEVVPVLRKEFAKDRPADVPDAPTHASLLAAARREREEGVRA; this is encoded by the coding sequence ATGCAGTTCGGCATCTTCACCGTCGGCGACGTCACCCCGGACCCGACCACGGGCCGGACGCCGACCGAGCGTGAGCGCATCAAGGCCATGGTCGCCATCGCGCTGAAGGCCGAGGAGGTCGGCCTGGACGTCTTCGCGACCGGTGAGCACCACAACCCGCCCTTCGTGCCGTCGTCCCCGACCACGATGCTCGGCTACGTCGCGGCCCGCACCGAGCGGCTGATCCTGTCCACCTCCACCACCCTGATCACCACGAACGACCCGGTGAAGATCGCCGAGGACTTCGCGATGCTCCAGCACCTGGCCGACGGCCGGGTGGACCTCATGATGGGCCGCGGCAACACCGGCCCGGTGTACCCGTGGTTCGGCAAGGACATCCGGGAGGGCATCAACCTCGCCGTCGAGAACTACGCCCTGCTGCACCGCCTGTGGCGCGAGGACGTGGTGAACTGGGAGGGGAAGTTCCGCACCCCGCTCCAGGGCTTCACCTCCACGCCGCGCCCGCTGGACGGCGTCGCGCCCTTCGTCTGGCACGGCTCGATCCGCTCGCCCGAGATCGCCGAGCAGGCCGCGTACTACGGCGACGGCTTCTTCCACAACAACATCTTCTGGCCGGCCGATCACACCAAGCGCATGATCGAGCTGTACCGCAACCGCTACGCCCATTACGGGCACGGCACCCCCGAGCAGGCGGTCGTCGGTCTCGGCGGACAGGTGTTCATGCGGAGGAACAGTCAGGACGCGGTCCGCGAGTTCCGGCCGTACTTCGACGTCGCGCCGGTCTACGGGCACGGGCCGTCGCTGGAGGACTTCACCGCGCAGACGCCGCTGACGGTGGGCTCCCCGCAGCAGGTGATCGAGAAGACGCTCGCCTTCCGCGACTACGCCGGTGACTACCAGCGCCAGCTGTTCCTGATGGACCACGCCGGGCTGCCCCTGAAGACCGTCCTGGAGCAGCTCGACCTGCTCGGCGAGGAGGTCGTGCCGGTGCTGCGGAAGGAGTTCGCCAAGGACCGTCCGGCCGACGTGCCGGACGCGCCGACCCACGCGTCTCTGCTGGCCGCCGCCCGCAGGGAGCGCGAGGAAGGAGTACGGGCATGA
- a CDS encoding CE1759 family FMN reductase: MKLVVVSAGLSVPSSTRLLADRLAAATAERTSAEAQVVELRDLAVEIAHTFTNGFPGPDLAAAFDAVAAADGLIVVTPVFSASYSGLFKSFFDALSVTDENAVAGKPVLIGATGGTARHSLVLDHALRPLFAYLKAVVVPTGVYAASEDWGAEGLDGRIERAAGELAALTAGLPAAARPAGKPADDAFEVVPFEERLAALRPPG, translated from the coding sequence ATGAAGCTCGTCGTCGTCTCGGCGGGACTGAGCGTCCCGTCCTCCACCCGGCTGCTCGCCGACCGCCTGGCCGCCGCCACCGCCGAGCGGACGTCGGCCGAGGCCCAGGTGGTCGAGCTGCGCGACCTCGCGGTGGAGATCGCGCACACCTTCACCAACGGTTTCCCGGGCCCGGACCTCGCCGCCGCCTTCGACGCGGTCGCGGCGGCCGACGGGCTGATCGTCGTCACTCCGGTGTTCTCGGCGTCGTACAGCGGGCTGTTCAAGTCGTTCTTCGACGCGCTGAGCGTCACCGACGAGAACGCCGTCGCCGGGAAGCCGGTCCTGATCGGCGCGACCGGCGGCACGGCCCGGCACTCGCTGGTCCTGGACCACGCCCTGCGCCCGCTCTTCGCCTACCTCAAGGCCGTCGTCGTCCCGACCGGCGTGTACGCCGCCTCGGAGGACTGGGGCGCCGAGGGGCTGGACGGGCGGATCGAGCGGGCGGCCGGCGAGCTGGCCGCGCTGACGGCCGGGCTGCCGGCGGCCGCGCGGCCGGCCGGGAAGCCGGCGGACGACGCTTTCGAGGTCGTGCCCTTCGAGGAACGGCTGGCGGCGCTGCGGCCCCCAGGGTGA
- a CDS encoding response regulator transcription factor: MPRTVLLAEDDRAIRHALERALTLEGYRVTAVADGTEALAQAQSGRPDVLVLDVMMPGVDGLQVCRELRAEGDPTPILMLTALVETADRIAGLDAGADDYVVKPFDVEEVFARLRALLRRTDREDPDSDSPAAAGPQEPDAAARYVEAAGLRMDPRARRAWRDGRELELTRTEFELLELLVRNAGVVLDHSTIYDRIWGYDFGPGSKNLAVYVGYLRRKLDQPGAPQPIQTVRGVGYVLRED; this comes from the coding sequence GTGCCCCGGACTGTTCTGCTCGCCGAAGACGACCGCGCGATCCGGCACGCCCTGGAGCGTGCCCTCACCCTGGAGGGCTACCGGGTCACCGCGGTCGCCGACGGCACCGAGGCGCTGGCGCAGGCGCAGAGCGGCCGGCCGGACGTGCTGGTGCTGGACGTGATGATGCCGGGCGTCGACGGCCTCCAGGTCTGCCGGGAGCTGCGCGCCGAGGGCGACCCGACGCCGATCCTGATGCTGACGGCGCTGGTGGAGACCGCCGACCGGATCGCGGGCCTGGACGCGGGCGCCGACGACTACGTGGTGAAGCCCTTCGACGTTGAGGAGGTCTTCGCCCGGCTGCGTGCCCTGCTGCGGCGCACGGACCGGGAGGACCCCGACTCCGACTCCCCGGCCGCGGCCGGGCCACAGGAGCCGGACGCCGCCGCCCGGTACGTGGAGGCGGCCGGGCTGCGCATGGACCCGCGGGCCCGCCGCGCCTGGCGGGACGGGCGGGAGCTGGAGCTGACCCGCACCGAGTTCGAGCTGCTGGAGCTGCTGGTGCGCAACGCGGGCGTCGTCCTGGACCACTCCACGATCTACGACCGTATCTGGGGCTACGACTTCGGGCCCGGCTCCAAGAACCTCGCCGTCTACGTCGGCTACCTGCGCCGCAAGCTGGACCAGCCGGGCGCGCCGCAGCCGATCCAGACCGTGCGCGGGGTGGGTTACGTGCTGCGGGAGGACTGA
- a CDS encoding sensor histidine kinase, translating into MGPSPLGRRPRLLSLRTTFAVSFATVTAVVTVLVGVLSYNAAARLVRVDQETVFAQVVQDLRAEVRQRRMSPGDFASSAPGHEIVRPARTDVQVLGPDGEISDPAGPRLPVTDADRRTAHAAVAGRTVEHEDVGVGDDVFRVATVSLGGGRGAVQVAQEFSDTEELLRALQRRTLLLMAAVVTAAGLFGWWLARRITRRLVLLTSAAEDVARTRRLGVQVPVTGPDEVGRLGRAIDLMLVRLAQSEEDQRRLVQDAGHELRTPLTSLRTNISLLRRIDELPPQARRELVADLGQEARELTDLVNELVELAAGQSAGEPPQRVDLARVARDVASLARRRTGRDIGVSVRGETVTEGRPAMLTRALSNLVENAAKFDPGGTGPIEVAVAGPALEGPIRVEVRDRGPGIAEADLTRVFDRFYRAADARSRAGSGLGLSIVREVALAHGGATFAFRRDGGGSVIGFTVGGGPVAGGDGD; encoded by the coding sequence GTGGGCCCGTCCCCGCTCGGGCGCCGGCCCCGGCTGCTGTCGCTGCGGACGACGTTCGCGGTGTCCTTCGCGACGGTCACCGCCGTGGTCACCGTCCTCGTCGGGGTGCTCTCGTACAACGCGGCGGCCCGGCTGGTGCGGGTGGACCAGGAGACCGTCTTCGCGCAGGTCGTGCAGGACCTGCGGGCCGAGGTGCGCCAGCGGCGGATGTCGCCCGGCGACTTCGCCTCCTCCGCGCCGGGCCACGAGATCGTGCGCCCGGCCCGCACCGACGTGCAGGTCCTCGGGCCGGACGGTGAGATCTCCGACCCGGCCGGTCCCCGGTTGCCGGTGACCGACGCCGACCGGCGCACCGCGCACGCCGCCGTGGCCGGGCGGACGGTCGAGCACGAGGACGTCGGGGTCGGCGACGACGTCTTCCGGGTCGCGACGGTGTCCCTGGGCGGCGGCCGGGGCGCGGTGCAGGTGGCGCAGGAGTTCAGCGACACCGAGGAGCTGCTGCGGGCGCTGCAGCGCCGGACGCTGCTGCTGATGGCGGCGGTGGTGACGGCCGCCGGGCTGTTCGGCTGGTGGCTGGCGCGGCGCATCACCCGGCGGCTGGTGCTCCTGACCTCCGCCGCCGAGGACGTCGCCCGCACCCGCCGGCTGGGTGTCCAGGTGCCGGTGACCGGCCCGGACGAGGTGGGGCGCCTGGGCCGCGCCATCGACCTGATGCTGGTCCGCCTCGCCCAGTCGGAGGAGGACCAGCGGCGGCTGGTCCAGGACGCGGGGCACGAGCTGCGGACGCCGCTGACCTCGCTGCGGACCAACATCTCGCTGCTGCGCCGGATCGACGAGCTCCCGCCGCAGGCGCGCCGGGAACTGGTCGCCGACCTCGGCCAGGAGGCCCGTGAGCTGACCGACCTGGTCAACGAGCTGGTCGAGCTGGCGGCCGGGCAGTCCGCCGGGGAGCCCCCGCAGCGGGTCGACCTGGCGCGGGTCGCGCGGGACGTGGCGAGTCTGGCGCGGCGCCGTACGGGGCGGGACATCGGGGTGAGCGTCCGTGGGGAGACGGTGACGGAGGGGCGGCCCGCCATGCTGACGCGGGCGCTGTCCAACCTGGTGGAGAACGCCGCGAAGTTCGACCCGGGCGGCACCGGGCCCATCGAGGTCGCGGTCGCCGGGCCGGCTCTGGAGGGCCCGATCAGGGTGGAGGTCCGCGACCGCGGTCCGGGCATCGCCGAGGCCGACCTGACCCGGGTCTTCGACCGTTTCTACCGCGCCGCCGACGCCCGCTCCCGGGCCGGTTCCGGCCTCGGCCTGTCGATCGTGCGGGAGGTGGCGCTGGCGCACGGTGGAGCGACGTTCGCCTTCCGGCGGGACGGGGGCGGGTCGGTGATCGGCTTCACGGTGGGCGGGGGGCCCGTGGCGGGCGGGGACGGGGACTGA
- a CDS encoding heavy-metal-associated domain-containing protein produces the protein MSCCTPDGSCSTTAATDTTAAVAEGVTTVYAVSGMTCGHCEATLDREIGVLDGVRAVEVDREAGRVLVTTEGEPDDALLAKVVDEAGYELTGRAA, from the coding sequence ATGTCCTGCTGCACCCCTGACGGCAGCTGCTCCACCACCGCCGCCACCGACACCACCGCGGCGGTCGCCGAGGGTGTCACCACGGTCTACGCCGTCTCCGGCATGACCTGCGGACACTGCGAGGCCACGCTCGACCGGGAGATCGGCGTCCTGGACGGCGTACGGGCGGTCGAGGTCGACCGCGAGGCCGGCCGGGTCTTGGTCACCACCGAGGGGGAGCCCGACGACGCGCTCCTGGCGAAGGTCGTCGACGAGGCGGGCTACGAGCTCACCGGCCGCGCCGCCTGA
- a CDS encoding DUF4396 domain-containing protein: MEHQHAHGATWAMAVRATLHCLTGCAIGEILGMVIGTALLWGNVPTMALAIGLAFVFGYSFTLFAVVRAGVSLKAAVKVALAADTVSIAVMELVDNAIIALTPGAMDAHLSDGLFWYALLGGFAVAFLVTTPVNKWMIGRGKGHAVVHAYH, encoded by the coding sequence ATGGAGCATCAGCACGCGCACGGCGCGACCTGGGCGATGGCGGTGCGGGCGACCCTGCACTGCCTCACCGGGTGCGCCATCGGCGAGATCCTCGGCATGGTCATCGGCACCGCCCTGCTGTGGGGCAACGTGCCGACGATGGCGCTGGCGATCGGCCTCGCCTTCGTCTTCGGCTACTCGTTCACCCTCTTCGCGGTGGTGCGCGCGGGGGTGTCCCTGAAGGCCGCGGTGAAGGTGGCGCTGGCCGCCGACACCGTGTCCATCGCGGTGATGGAACTGGTCGACAACGCCATCATCGCGCTGACGCCGGGGGCGATGGACGCGCACCTGTCGGACGGACTGTTCTGGTACGCGCTGCTCGGCGGTTTCGCCGTGGCGTTCCTGGTCACCACACCGGTCAACAAGTGGATGATCGGCCGCGGCAAGGGCCACGCCGTGGTCCACGCCTACCACTGA
- a CDS encoding DUF305 domain-containing protein, which yields MKHKRSLVRRTAAVIAAGAAALALAACGGADDGDTGGSAGHGGHNATASASASASAPSSQGKHNAADVAFAKGMIPHHRQAVEMAGLAPGRAASPEVEKLATEIKKAQDPEIRTLSGWLTAWGEEVPAEGAAMDHSGHGAGAMDGMMTDQEMSGLADASGEAFDTAFLELMVKHHEGALTMAKTEQADGSFAPARKMADEIITSQSAEIERMNRLLGKG from the coding sequence ATGAAGCACAAGCGTTCCCTCGTACGCCGTACCGCCGCCGTGATCGCCGCCGGAGCGGCGGCACTCGCCCTGGCCGCCTGCGGCGGGGCCGACGACGGCGACACCGGCGGCTCCGCCGGACACGGCGGCCACAACGCGACGGCCTCCGCGTCCGCGTCCGCCTCCGCACCGTCCTCGCAGGGCAAGCACAACGCCGCCGACGTGGCGTTCGCGAAGGGGATGATCCCCCACCACCGCCAGGCCGTCGAGATGGCCGGCCTCGCGCCCGGACGGGCGGCGTCGCCCGAGGTCGAGAAGCTGGCCACGGAGATCAAGAAGGCCCAGGACCCGGAGATCAGGACGCTCTCCGGCTGGCTCACCGCGTGGGGCGAGGAGGTGCCCGCGGAGGGCGCCGCGATGGACCACTCCGGGCACGGCGCGGGCGCCATGGACGGCATGATGACGGACCAGGAGATGAGCGGGCTCGCGGACGCCTCGGGCGAGGCGTTCGACACCGCCTTCCTGGAGCTGATGGTCAAGCACCACGAGGGCGCGCTCACGATGGCGAAGACCGAGCAGGCCGACGGCTCGTTCGCCCCGGCCAGGAAGATGGCCGACGAGATCATCACATCCCAGAGTGCCGAGATCGAGCGCATGAACCGGCTCCTCGGCAAGGGCTGA